The Pseudosulfitobacter pseudonitzschiae nucleotide sequence CTTCTACCGGACCACACCGCACCAACTTATTGGGCTGGAAGTAAACTAGCCATTGACCAACCGGATGGGCCGTCTCGCTATTGCGTCCCGGCTTTCGCCGGTAATACAGTTCGACCGAGGTACGGCACCTCAAGCGCAACACCCAAAAATCTAACGGCGTTGTCCAACTTCGTATATCCTATACCTCCACCATGACCTTGGTGCCAATCCGGTGAACCTTTGGATTTGTCTCAAAAACGTCCCAAAGTATGGATTCGGTCAGGACCTCCCCGGGCGCCCCCATTGCCACGACCCGCCCGTCTTTCATCGCGACGATCCGGTCAGCATAGGCAGCTGCGTAATTGATGTCGTGCAGCACGATCACGATGGCCCGGTCGTGGCGCAGTGCCAAGTCTTGCAACACCGCCATAAGCGCGCGCGACGCGGAGATATCAAGGTTGTTCAAAGGCTCGTCCAGCAGGACATAATCTGTATCCTGTGCAAAGGTCATTGCCACTTGTGCGCGTTGCCGCTGGCCACCCGATAGACTGCCCAACCGCCGCTCTGCGAGCGGCAGTAACCCAAGGGCAAGGATCGCTTCCTCGACCTTTTCGCGGTCACGCTGGTCGGGTCGTCCCTTG carries:
- a CDS encoding iron ABC transporter ATP-binding protein — its product is MIVITDLNHDRDGVATLWNINLSIDRGGVTALIGPNGAGKSTLLSLMSRLLPIQRGKIMVDDLQIGRCPNDVLARKLAILPQSNDTAPLLTVRELVSFGRYPYHKGRPDQRDREKVEEAILALGLLPLAERRLGSLSGGQRQRAQVAMTFAQDTDYVLLDEPLNNLDISASRALMAVLQDLALRHDRAIVIVLHDINYAAAYADRIVAMKDGRVVAMGAPGEVLTESILWDVFETNPKVHRIGTKVMVEV